The DNA window GCGACGCGTCGTGTTTTTGCACGACGAAGCGCAGTGATCGGCCCGCGCGCTTGACCACTTTGCCTTCGGGCTCCGGAGTCTGCTCGAAGTCGCGCTTCCGATTGTAGCGCGCCGTCGAGCCTTTCATCGCGATGACTTTTTCTTCTTGGGGACCTTCGCGCCGCTCTTGCGAGCCTCGGAGAGTCCGATGGCGATCGCCTGTTTTCTGCTCGTTACCTTCGTGTCGGACTTGCCGGATTTGAGTTTCCCTTCATTCATCTCTTGCATGGCTTTCTCGACCTTTTGATCGGCTTTGTCGCCATACTTGCGGCTTGACGCTTTTTTCTTTTGAGGCATCGATTCGCTCCATTCGAAGGCGGTGATGAGGTTATGGTCCGGATTTTACCCCGATTGCGAAGAGATATGCTTTTCTAGGTCTAC is part of the Candidatus Eremiobacteraceae bacterium genome and encodes:
- a CDS encoding DUF6496 domain-containing protein, producing the protein MPQKKKASSRKYGDKADQKVEKAMQEMNEGKLKSGKSDTKVTSRKQAIAIGLSEARKSGAKVPKKKKSSR